The proteins below come from a single Solea solea chromosome 6, fSolSol10.1, whole genome shotgun sequence genomic window:
- the drd5a gene encoding D(1B) dopamine receptor: MADDCARPRSQSHGLQFYMKRNMENPAKYLSSVQGTDSVPAPQGDMMWNSTETKATGDDSKDMLLRTVTGCLLSLLILWTLLGNILVCSAVLRFRHLRTKVTNIFIVSLALSDLFVAVLVMPWKAVAEVAGYWPFGTFCNVWVAFDIMCSTASILNLCIISVDRYWAISSPFRYERKMTQRVAFVMISITWTLSVLISFIPVQLNWHKATDDMAGAHNFSTSLHMEENCDSSLSREYAISSSLISFYIPVAIMIVTYTRIYRIAQIQIRRIASLERAAEHAQSCRTNRIECQHHNTLKTSIKRETKVFKTLSVIMGVFVCCWLPFFVLNCMVPFCDRPATDRDAGLPCVSETTFNVFVWFGWTNSSLNPIIYAFNAEFRKAFASLLGCRYFCSNTPVETVNISNELVSYNQDTLIHKEIANAYVNMIPNVVECIEHEETFDRISQFSHNNDNATDSVCDLEDCEADISLDRMSPFTPNGLH; this comes from the coding sequence ATGGCTGATGACTGCGCCCGTCCCCGCTCTCAGAGCCATGGACTGCAGTTTTACATGAAGAGGAACATGGAGAATCCAGCCAAGTACCTGTCATCGGTGCAGGGCACTGACTCTGTGCCGGCGCCTCAAGGAGACATGATGTGGAACAGCACCGAAACAAAGGCAACGGGCGATGACAGTAAGGATATGTTGTTGCGCACGGTGACGGGCTGCCTCCTGTCCCTGCTCATCCTCTGGACTCTGCTGGGGAACATCCTGGTTTGCTCCGCGGTACTGCGCTTTCGGCACCTGCGGACCAAAGTCACCAATATTTTCATCGTCTCATTGGCTCTGTCGGATTTATTCGTGGCCGTGCTGGTGATGCCGTGGAAGGCTGTGGCGGAGGTGGCGGGCTACTGGCCGTTCGGCACTTTCTGCAACGTGTGGGTCGCGTTTGACATTATGTGCTCCACCGCCTCCATCCTGAACCTGTGCATCATCAGCGTGGACAGATACTGGGCCATCTCGAGCCCCTTCCGCTACGAGAGGAAAATGACCCAGCGAGTCGCCTTTGTCATGATCAGCATCACTTGGACGTTGTCTGTGCTCATTTCCTTCATACCGGTGCAGTTAAACTGGCACAAAGCCACCGACGACATGGCCGGTGCGCACAACTTCTCCACGAGTCTCCACATGGAGGAAAACTGCGACTCGAGCCTGAGCAGGGAGTATGCCATATCATCCTCTCTGATCAGTTTCTACATCCCCGTGGCGATTATGATTGTGACTTACACACGAATATACCGGATTGCACAAATACAAATTCGAAGAATCGCGTCCTTGGAGAGAGCTGCGGAGCATGCGCAAAGCTGCAGGACCAACAGAATCGAGTGCCAACACCACAACACCTTGAAAACGTCGATTAAAAGGGAAACTAAAGTGTTCAAAACTTTGTCGGTGATCATGGGCGTGTTCGTGTGTTGCTGGTTGCCCTTCTTCGTCCTAAACTGCATGGTCCCCTTCTGCGACAGGCCGGCCACCGACCGGGACGCGGGTCTGCCATGTGTCAGCGAGACCACGTTCAATGTGTTCGTGTGGTTCGGTTGGACCAACTCGTCCCTGAACCCCATTATTTATGCCTTCAACGCAGAGTTCAGGAAGGCCTTTGCCAGCCTCCTGGGCTGTCGCTActtctgctccaacacacctgtgGAAACTGTTAACATCAGTAACGAGCTGGTTTCTTATAATCAGGATACTCTCATACACAAGGAGATCGCCAACGCCTACGTCAACATGATCCCCAACGTGGTTGAATGTATCGAGCACGAGGAGACGTTCGACAGGATTTCCCAGTTCTCTCACAACAACGACAATGCCACTGACTCCGTGTGTGACCTGGAGGACTGCGAGGCAGACATCAGTCTCGACAGGATGTCACCATTCACCCCGAATGGATTACACTGA